The following coding sequences lie in one Arachis stenosperma cultivar V10309 chromosome 5, arast.V10309.gnm1.PFL2, whole genome shotgun sequence genomic window:
- the LOC130980944 gene encoding uncharacterized protein LOC130980944: MPLYAKFLKKLINKKRSWLERETVLLTEECSAVIQRGIPPKLKDPGGFVVSCTIGKTILNKALCDLGASINLMPLSMMRKLDIEELKPTRMSLVMADRSIKTPNGIVENLLVKVGEFIFPADFVILDTEEEGSDSIIWEGHFYTQQEPSLM, translated from the coding sequence ATGCCATTGTATGCCAAATTTTTAAAGAAGcttatcaacaagaaaagaagttggctTGAGAGGGAAACCGTATTACTCACCGAGGAATGCAGTGCTGTGATTCAACGGGGCATTCcaccaaaactcaaggatccgGGGGGCTTTGTAGTGTCGTGCACCATTGGCAAAACAATTCTCAACAAAGCTCTCTGTGACCTTGGTGCcagcatcaatttaatgcctCTTTCAATGATGAGAAAGCTTGATatagaagagcttaaacccaccaggatgtcaTTAGTTAtggctgacagatccatcaagaCACCCAATGGAATTGTGGAGAATCTGTTGGTGAAGGTTGGGGAATTTATCTtcccagcagattttgtgattttggatacTGAAGAGGAAGGAAGTGACTCAATCAtttgggaaggccatttctacACACAGCAAGAGCCATCATTGATGTAG